In Novosphingobium kaempferiae, the DNA window CTCGACGGCGCCGTTGCGTTCCTCCCCGGCTCGCAGGTCGACATCCGCCCCGTGCGCGACGTCACCCCGCTCATGGACGTGCCGCAGCCCTTCCAGATCCTCAAGATGGACCGTCGCCGCGGCAACATCGTCGTGTCGCGCCGCGCCGTCCTCGAAGAGACCCGCGCCGAACAGCGCAGCGAGCTGATCGACAAGCTGAGCGAAGGCCAGGTCATCGACGGCGTCGTCAAGAACATCACCGACTACGGTGCGTTCGTTGACCTCGGCGGCATCGACGGCCTGCTCCATGTCACCGACATGAGCTACAAGCGCGTCAACCACCCGAGCGAAGTGATCGCCATCGGCGACACCGTGAAGGTCCAGATCATCCGCATCAACTCGGACACGCAGCGCATCAGCCTCGGCATGAAGCAGCTCGAGAGCGATCCGTGGGAAGGCGCATCGGTCAAGTACCCGGTCGGCGCGAAGCTGTCGGGCACCGTCACCAACATCACCGAATACGGCGCCTTCGTGGAGCTGGAAGCAGGCATCGAAGGCCTCGTCCACGTTTCGGAAATGTCCTGGACCAAGAAGAACGTCCACCCCGGCAAGATCGTCTCGACCTCGCAGGAAGTCGAAGTGGTCGTGCTCGAGGTCGACTCGGACAAGCGCCGCATCTCGCTCGGCCTGAAGCAGGCCCAGCAGAACCCCTGGGAAGCGTTCGCAGAGCGTCACCCGGTCGGCTCGCAGGTCGAAGGCGAAGTCAAGAACGCGACCGAATTCGGTCTGTTCATCGGCCTCGACGGCGACGTGGACGGCATGGTCCACATGTCGGACATCGCATGGGGCATCTCGGGCGAGGACGCCCTGGCCCTGCACCGCAAGGGCGAGCAGGTTTCGGCCGTGGTTCTCGACGTCGACGTCGAGAAGGAGCGCATCTCGCTCGGCATGAAGCAGCTTGAGCGTGGCGCTCCGGCTGCCGGCGGCACCGGTTCGTCGGCCGAAGGCAACCTGCGCCGTGGCCAGGTCGTCACCGTCACCGTCCTCGAAGTCCGCGACGGCGGCCTGGAAGTCCAGGCTGGCGACGATGGCGCCACCGGCTTCATCAAGCGCTCGGACCTCGGCCGCGACCGCGACGAGCAGCGTCCGGACCGCTTCCAGGTCGGCCAGAAGCTCGACGCCATGGTCACCGGCTTCGACCGCTCGAAGAAGCCCAACTTCTCCGTCAAGGCCCGCCAGCTGGCCGAAGAGAAGGAAGCAGTCGAGCAGTACGGTTCGTCGGACTCGGGCGCTTCGCTCGGCGACATCCTCGGCGAGGCTCTGAAGAACCGCTCGTAAGAGCGTTCTTCGGCTTCATCGAAGCTGAAACAGTGAAAGCCCGCCCGGAGCGATCCGGGCGGGCTTTTGCTTTGTGCGGATCGCTTCCTCGCTCCACCCTAGGCGATAGAGCGCCAAACCCCTCACCGCTTGCGCGTGGCGGTGATCCCGAGACTCTCGGCCATGCGCACGAGGTCGGGCAGCGAGCGGGCGCCCATCTTCTCCATGACGTGCCGCTTGTGGACCTTGGCGGTGATCTCAGTCACCCCGAGGCTTCCGGCGATCTGCTTGTTCATGAGGCCGCCGATGGCCAGCGCCATCACCTCCCGCTCGCGATCGGTGAGCGAGGCGTGGCGCAGCGCGAGGTCGCGATGGGTGCGGCGCTCTGCGACGGTTCCCGCGTCGAGATCCAGCGCCCGGCGCACAGCGGCGACCAGCACCGCGTCCGCAACCGGCTTGATGAGAAACTCGACCGCCCCGCCGCGCATCGCCCGCACCGTCATCGGGATGGTGCCGTAGCCGGTGACGAAGATCACCGGGACCGTGCTGCCGTCTCCCCGCAGCGCCTCCTGCACGGCAAGGCCGTCCTCGTCCGCCAGCCCGACGTCGAGGACGACGCAGCAGGGACCATCGTCACACAGAGCGTCGCGCAGTTGCGCCGAGCAGGCGTGGCCCACAGCATCGAGCCCGGCGGCAGCCAGAACGCGCACCATTCCGGCCCGCAGCGACGGGTCGTCGTCCACGACATGGACGCGGCCACCGCCGCTCAGAGCACTGGTTTCCGATCCCATCACCATAGTCCGCATTGCCCGGGATCGTCCCACGGCGGCTGCCGCTTGTCGATACGCAGCAATGCGGCCCGCTTGTGCGCGGGGCGGCAGGTCGGAGGGCTCAGTCCTTCGCGGTGGACGAGGAATAGGGCCGTGCTGCGCCCTGCCCGCCGCCCCAGGCCTTGTCCGGCTTCGCCTGCATGACGAAGCGCAGCGTGCCTCCGGCGCGCACTTCTGCGTCGGTGATCCACGCGCGCGCCAGCGGCTTACCGTTCAGTTCCACCCGGCCGACGTAGGGATTGGCGTCCGAGAGATTCTCGGCATCGACGGTGAAGCGCTTGCCATCGGGCAGCGTGATCGCCGCGTGGCTGACGAAGGGACGGCCGATCACGTACTGGTTCGCGCCCGGCGTCACCGGGTAGAAACCGAGCGAGGTGAACACCAGCCACGCCGACATCTGGCCGAGGTCGTCGTTGCCCGAAAGGCCGTCCGGGGTCGGCTTGTACTGGCTGTCGACGATCTGCTTCAGTCGCTCCTGCGTGCGCCACGGCGCGCCCGCGTAGGCGTAGAGGTAGGCGACGTGGTGGCTGGGCTCGTTGCCGTGAATGTACTGGCCGATCAGGCCGGAGATATCCTCGGCATGGCTGTAGTCGATCTTCGAGTTGTCGAAATCGAACATCGCATCGAGCCGCTGCATCACCTTGGCCTCGCCGCCCAACATGCGGAACAGGCCCGCCTGATCCTGCGGCACGAACCAGCTGTACTGCCAGGCGTTGCCCTCGGTGTAGTCCGACCCGTAGTTGATCGCGGTGGGATCGAACGGCGTGCGGAACGATCCGTCCGCCTTGCGCGCGCGCAGCCAGCCGCTCTTCGCGTCGAAGGAATTGCGCCAGAACCCGGCGCGCCTGTCGAACCGCGCGGCGACGTCGGCCCGGCCCATCGCCCGGGCCATGCGCGCGATGGTCCAGTCGTCGTAGGCGTATTCGACCGTCTTGGAAGCGGCTTCCGGCTCCCGGTCGATGGGCACGTAGCCCAGCTTCACATAGTCGCCGAGGCCGCCGTAGGGCGCGTAGTCGGCGCTGGCGACCATGGCGTCGAGCGCCTTGTTCGCGTCGAAACCACCGATCCCCTTGAGGTAGGCGTCGGCGATCACCGGCGCGGCGTGGTAGCCGATCATCGTCCACGTCTCCCGCCCGGCGAACTGCCAGACCGGCAGGATGCCCCAGGGGCTGTGCTCGCGGCTGGCGATGAGCGAGTTGACGACGTCGGAAGTGGTCTTCTCCGGCTGCACCAGCGTCAGCAGCGGATGCTCGGCGCGGAAGGTATCCCAGAGCGAGAAGGTGGAGCGGAAGGTGAAGTCCTTCCCCCCGCTGCGGCCCTCATGCACCTGATCGTCCGGCCCGCGATAGCGCCCGTCGGCATCGCTCCACACGCTCGGCGCAAGGAGGGTGTGGTAGAGCGCGGTGTAGACGTTGGTGCGCGTCGGCGCGGGCGCCTCGACCTGCACGCGGCCCAGTTCCGCGCGCCACGATGCCTGCGTGCGGGCGCGCACGGTATCGAAGTCCGCCCCCTCGGCATCGAGGTTGGCGATGGCCCCCTGCTCGTCCACGCCCGAGAGCGCGACGCGCACTTCCAGCGCCTTGTCGAGCGTGCCGAAATCCAGCCGCGCCTCCAGCAGCTTGCCCAGCTTCTCGTCCAGAGTGGCGGTGCCCCGGCCCGGCCCCTGGAAGCCCTTGTAGGCGATCGCTTCGTCCCGATCGACGAAGGCGTGGCCCTTCAGCGGGGCGGAAAAGCGCATGGCGAAGAACAGCTTGCGCCCCGGCGCCCAGCCGCGCGTCTCGCGAAAGCCGGTCAGCGTGCCGTCCGGGTGCAGGTGCAGGCCCGACCACAGCACCTTGCCCGGATAGTCGTAGAGGCTGCTGCGCATGTCGAGGACGAGGTGCGCGTCCTGCCCCTTGGCGAACGTATAGCGATGGACGCCGACGCGGGTGCCCGCCGTCATCTCCGCCCGCACGCCGCTGTCCGCCAGCGTCACCGCGTAATAGCCCGCCTCGGCCACCTCGGTGTCGTGCGAGAAGCGCTGGCGATAGCCCGAGCCGGGCTTGTCCGCCGTGCCGGGATCGAGCTTCACCGCATCCGCCGCGCCCACCGCGGGCATGACGAGGAAGTCGCCGAGGTCGGAGTGCCCCGCCCCCGAAAAGTGCGTGTGGCTGAACCCCTGGATCGTCGTATCGTGATAGCTGTAGCCCGCCGCGTGGGCGTAGCAGTCCCGCACCTTGCAGGTCGCGTCGGTATCGGGCGAAAGCTGCACCATGCCGAACGGCGCGCTGGCGCCGGGGAAGGTGTGCCCTTCCGGCCCGGTGCCGATCATCGGGTCCACCCACTTGATCGGATCGGCGTCCGGCAGACCGGATTTCGCGCCGGAATCGGCAATGGACGGGGCGGCAAGCGCAACGGCGATGACACCGGCGAGCAGGGAGACGGGGGGGCGAAGGGCTTTCATGGCAGGTGGTTGAGCATGGCCCCGCCCCGCGTTCAACCCTTCTGCGACAAGCGTGGACATCGTTGTCAACAAGCGCGCGCCGCGATGCACGGCGCTGCAAACTTAAGTAGAATCACGTAGCTTTTCTGACATAGTGCCCCGATGCAACGCCGCCGCATCGTCCTGATCGCCGGTTTCCTCGCGGTTCTCGCGGCGGTCCTGCCTCTGGCGGGGATCGCGACTTATGCGCGCTACCGCGCCACGCAGGCCGAGCGGACGCACCTGACCGAATACGCCGACTGGACGCTGCGCCGTGCGGAACGCAACTTCGATCGGGTCAAGGAGGTCTTCGCGCAAGTCGAGGGCGACGGATGGAAGTCGTGCTCCGAGGCGCACATCGCCCGGATGCGCCAACTCGCGCTCGATTCTGCGGCGGTGGAAGAGGTCGGCTACTTCATCGGCGGCAAGCTCGCCTGCACCAGTTGGGGCATGGTCCGGCAGGACATCGGCCACGGCACGCCCGATGCACGGGTGCCCGGCGGCTACGGGTTCTTCATGAACGTGCGCCCCAAGGTCAGCGGCGGCAACATCGTGATCGCCATCACCCACGGCGACTACAACGTGCTCGTCAACCGCGAGCGTTTCGTCGACGTGATGACCGACACGCCGATGACGCTTGCACTGGCGACACTCGACGGCAAACTGATCGCGGTGAACGGCGACGCGGGCGAAGCAATTGCGCGCGAGGCCATCGGCGAAGGCGGCTTCGGCCACCTCGGCGCGCATGTCTACACCTCCGTGCGCAGCCCGAATTTCGAGGCGGTGGCGATCACCGACCGCGCGCTGATCCAGAGCCGGATCGACCGCGAATTGTGGGTGCTGGTCCCGCTCGGCCTTGCGATCTCCGCCTTCCTCGTCGGGCTGATCGTGTGGCTGTCGCGCCAGCGCATGTCGCTGGAGCATGAACTGGAACTCGCCATCCGCAACCGCGAGTTCCGCGTGCTCTACCAGCCGATCATGGAGCTTGCGACGGGCCTGTGCGTCGGCGCCGAGGCGCTGCTGCGCTGGGAGCAGCCGGACGGGACTGCGGTGTCGCCCGAGGTGTTCATCCCGCTGGCCGAGCAGAACGGGCTGATCGCGCCGCTGACCGATCTCGTCATCGAGCAGGTCGTCGCCGACCTTGCCGACATGCTGCGGCGCGAGCGCAGCGTCCACGTCGCGATCAACATCTCCGCCACCGACATCCAGAGCGGACGCTTCCTGCCGGTGTTGGCCGAGGCGCTGGCGGCAAGCGGCGTTGCGCCGCAGCAGATCTGGCTGGAGGCGACCGAGCGCGGTTTCATGGACGCGGCGCAGGCGCGCGGCACGCTGGAACAGGCCCGCGCCGCCGGGCACCTCGTCGCCATCGACGACTTCGGCACCGGCTACTCCAGCCTCGCGCTGCTGGAAGCGCTGCCGCTCGACGCGCTCAAGATCGACAAGTCCTTCGTCGACGCCATCGGCCAGGGCGCGGCGACGAGCGTGGTGGTGCCGCACATCATCGAGATCGCCCACGGCCTCAATCTCAAGATCGTCGCCGAGGGGGTGGAGACGCCCGAGCAGGAAGCCTACCTGCGCGCCGCCGGGGTCGGCTTCGCGCAGGGCTGGCTCTATGCCAAGGCGCTGGATGCCAAGGCGTTCCTCGCCTTCCAGCAGGCCACCAACGGCAAGCGGGTGTCGCCCTTCCTCACCGCCATCGCCAGCTGAGGCAGGTCTTCGTTCACCAATTTGCGGTAGGGCCTGATCTTTGAGCTCGTCATTGCGAGCCGCAGGCGAAGCAATCCACCGCCTCCCACTGCGCTGGATTGCTTCGCCTGCGGCTCGCAATGACGAGCGGTGTTTCGTCCTGCGGAGATACCCTTGCCTTCCTACCGTCGCCTGAGAACTACGCTCGCCCTGTCGCTGCCGCTGCTGCTCGACATGACCGCGCCGATGGCCATCGCCGCGCCGACGCAGCCACCCGCACCGGCCCCGGTCGACAGCCCGCCGCCGGAGGAGCGCGACCGGCTCTATCCCTTCTACATGCCGATGGACGGCTTCCGCGCCCCTGCCGTCACGCTGAAGGTGAAGTGCGACGCCTCGCGCGCGGCGGGCAAGGAGGTCTATTACGGGCGAGGCGCGGACGATCTGGGCGGGCGGGCCGAAGGCGGGTTCGATCTGGTCTACGACGCGCTGGACGGTCAGGGCCGCCCTTGCGTCTACCCCTTCGCACCGTGGCTGCCGCAGGTGACAGGATCGCTGCAGGGCACGCAGTACATCCTGCGCTCCTCCATGCCCGGCCACCGCGTCTCGTTTCGCACCGACTACGACTGGGCGAGCGTGGACCTGCGCCTGTTCGGCGTCGGCACGCAGCGCGTCCACTTCGAGATGCGCGACGTCGAACTGGACTTCCCGCAGGCGATCCAGCCCAAGGCGGCGCTCCATCTGGAAGTGACCGAGACGCGGAAGCCCGGCCTGTTCACCGCCGTCATCCGCCGCTCGCGCATCTACGGCGGCAAGAACGGCCTCTTCGCGCCCAACGGGCAGACGATGATCTACGTCGAGGACAGCGACATCGCGGGCAACGTCGGCACCAATGTCGATCAGGAGCACACCACCTACATCAACGGCACGCTCGTCTCGCACTTCCGCAACACCGTCTTCCACGGCCAGCGCGCCGGGGGC includes these proteins:
- the rpsA gene encoding 30S ribosomal protein S1, whose translation is MASVANPTRDDFAKMLDEQLGGVADDGFEGRVVKGTVTAIENDKAVIDVGLKSEGRVSLREFARGEDDHGLKVGDEVEVYVDRVENADGEAMLSRDRARREAAWDKLESEFGEGKRVEGVIFGRVKGGFTVDLDGAVAFLPGSQVDIRPVRDVTPLMDVPQPFQILKMDRRRGNIVVSRRAVLEETRAEQRSELIDKLSEGQVIDGVVKNITDYGAFVDLGGIDGLLHVTDMSYKRVNHPSEVIAIGDTVKVQIIRINSDTQRISLGMKQLESDPWEGASVKYPVGAKLSGTVTNITEYGAFVELEAGIEGLVHVSEMSWTKKNVHPGKIVSTSQEVEVVVLEVDSDKRRISLGLKQAQQNPWEAFAERHPVGSQVEGEVKNATEFGLFIGLDGDVDGMVHMSDIAWGISGEDALALHRKGEQVSAVVLDVDVEKERISLGMKQLERGAPAAGGTGSSAEGNLRRGQVVTVTVLEVRDGGLEVQAGDDGATGFIKRSDLGRDRDEQRPDRFQVGQKLDAMVTGFDRSKKPNFSVKARQLAEEKEAVEQYGSSDSGASLGDILGEALKNRS
- a CDS encoding response regulator transcription factor; translated protein: MRTMVMGSETSALSGGGRVHVVDDDPSLRAGMVRVLAAAGLDAVGHACSAQLRDALCDDGPCCVVLDVGLADEDGLAVQEALRGDGSTVPVIFVTGYGTIPMTVRAMRGGAVEFLIKPVADAVLVAAVRRALDLDAGTVAERRTHRDLALRHASLTDREREVMALAIGGLMNKQIAGSLGVTEITAKVHKRHVMEKMGARSLPDLVRMAESLGITATRKR
- a CDS encoding GH92 family glycosyl hydrolase; amino-acid sequence: MKALRPPVSLLAGVIAVALAAPSIADSGAKSGLPDADPIKWVDPMIGTGPEGHTFPGASAPFGMVQLSPDTDATCKVRDCYAHAAGYSYHDTTIQGFSHTHFSGAGHSDLGDFLVMPAVGAADAVKLDPGTADKPGSGYRQRFSHDTEVAEAGYYAVTLADSGVRAEMTAGTRVGVHRYTFAKGQDAHLVLDMRSSLYDYPGKVLWSGLHLHPDGTLTGFRETRGWAPGRKLFFAMRFSAPLKGHAFVDRDEAIAYKGFQGPGRGTATLDEKLGKLLEARLDFGTLDKALEVRVALSGVDEQGAIANLDAEGADFDTVRARTQASWRAELGRVQVEAPAPTRTNVYTALYHTLLAPSVWSDADGRYRGPDDQVHEGRSGGKDFTFRSTFSLWDTFRAEHPLLTLVQPEKTTSDVVNSLIASREHSPWGILPVWQFAGRETWTMIGYHAAPVIADAYLKGIGGFDANKALDAMVASADYAPYGGLGDYVKLGYVPIDREPEAASKTVEYAYDDWTIARMARAMGRADVAARFDRRAGFWRNSFDAKSGWLRARKADGSFRTPFDPTAINYGSDYTEGNAWQYSWFVPQDQAGLFRMLGGEAKVMQRLDAMFDFDNSKIDYSHAEDISGLIGQYIHGNEPSHHVAYLYAYAGAPWRTQERLKQIVDSQYKPTPDGLSGNDDLGQMSAWLVFTSLGFYPVTPGANQYVIGRPFVSHAAITLPDGKRFTVDAENLSDANPYVGRVELNGKPLARAWITDAEVRAGGTLRFVMQAKPDKAWGGGQGAARPYSSSTAKD
- a CDS encoding EAL domain-containing protein; its protein translation is MQRRRIVLIAGFLAVLAAVLPLAGIATYARYRATQAERTHLTEYADWTLRRAERNFDRVKEVFAQVEGDGWKSCSEAHIARMRQLALDSAAVEEVGYFIGGKLACTSWGMVRQDIGHGTPDARVPGGYGFFMNVRPKVSGGNIVIAITHGDYNVLVNRERFVDVMTDTPMTLALATLDGKLIAVNGDAGEAIAREAIGEGGFGHLGAHVYTSVRSPNFEAVAITDRALIQSRIDRELWVLVPLGLAISAFLVGLIVWLSRQRMSLEHELELAIRNREFRVLYQPIMELATGLCVGAEALLRWEQPDGTAVSPEVFIPLAEQNGLIAPLTDLVIEQVVADLADMLRRERSVHVAINISATDIQSGRFLPVLAEALAASGVAPQQIWLEATERGFMDAAQARGTLEQARAAGHLVAIDDFGTGYSSLALLEALPLDALKIDKSFVDAIGQGAATSVVVPHIIEIAHGLNLKIVAEGVETPEQEAYLRAAGVGFAQGWLYAKALDAKAFLAFQQATNGKRVSPFLTAIAS